The nucleotide sequence CTCGTTGGCCAGGTGTCGGGCGCCCGGGGTGCAATTCGTCCTGGGCGCGGCGCGGAACACCAGCTCAGCTGGCGATGCGTGATTTTGGGGGAGCGCGCTAACTCGTCAGCAATCGCGAGGATTCCTCCGCGCGCCGAGGTGTCGCGACGGCGGTCTGCATGCCCGCTGAGGGGGCCGCCCAATCGTGTCAAGCATGCCGGTCACCCTCACGTGATCCGATTCTCCCCGCTTGAGATGCGGGCTGACCTCTCGACGTAGTGAGCTTGAAATCTTGCCATGCCGGCGCTCGCCGGCTACCCTCAAGGTCCCCAACGGAAGGATGTTGATTATGAGCACCCACGATCGTTGAAATACCAAAGCGAGCCCCCGCCCGACCTGGTCGAGCGGGGGCTTCGTCTGAGCAGCGAACAGTCAGCACGGCAAGGGCAGCAAGGTGCGAGGCATCGAGTGCACGCGCGGGCTGGATCCCTGACCGGGCAGAGTGAAAGCCAGGCCTCTGCAGACGCTCCCGGTCACCACGACTCTCTCGATCGACGTCATCACGTGGGTCTTGGGGCACGCGGCGACCCGACGCAGTCTGATGTCCAACTGATGCAGCGCATAGATCGGGCAGGATGAAGGAGTTTTCACCCGACAGGAGGCCGCCGTGCCACTCATCCCGCAGCAGGACATTCTCGTCATCACCGGCCCTTACAGGCCAGCGCGCGGAGGGTCGTTCGAGGGCGCGGCGGTCGAGAAGCTCAGAGCGGCGCTGGAGGGCTATCCGCCCTGCCGGATCATCACGTTCCACATCAGTGGCTCGATGCACAGCGTCATACTCACTGCGGTGATCGAGACCATCTGATGAGTGAGCCGCGTCCGTACGACGAGCGCCCCGCTGCGCGCCCGGTTCCGCCCGCTGCCGTTCCGGGTGGGAGCGTTCCGCCGAATGCCAAGGTGCCGCCTAAGAAGAGCATGGGCTGCTTCGCGATCGGTTGCCTTGGTGTGATCGTCGTGATCGTGCTCGCGATCCTGATTCCGGTCATCGGGAACGCGATCGGGAGTGCGTCGAACGGCGGCGACTCTTCGACGACAACGACGAGCGGACCGTCGCCGGGCGGGAACAGCGGCGGAGGCTCTGGCGGATCGAGCGATCCAATCGAGCAAGCGCGGGTCGTTCTCCGCGGCGCGTACTCCTACGACACCGTCAAGGCTGCGACGGATGCCGCGCTCGCTGCGACGAACACACCGATCTCCGATGAGAACTACTCGCGCGCGTGGAGCGCGGTGCTAGAAGTGACGGACAATCTCACCGGCGTCGCGCCGATGGACGTGATGGCGTGCGTCGCGGAACTTGGTCCGTCGTCGGGGATGGACTTCCCAGACACGACGGCGATCTGCGCGACGAGTATCCACCTCGACGGTTAACCGATCCTTCTACGGGCAATGAACGGATGCGGTCCGATTCGTGCGAGGGTTAGCGCGTGCCATTGGGATCCGTATTCGGGCAATGCCCGCAAGCGGGACTGTCACGTGCGTCGGGATCCCTGTCCGGGCAGCGCCCGGTAGCGGTTGGCCTGCGGGCGTTGTCACGATTTCGGAGGCCGGTCGACTACGGGTTGAGATGGGATCGGATTAGCCGATGTCGCGATCGCGGTCGCGGTCGCGAGCCGTCGTCTGGTCCCTGCTTGTCTGGGCCAGTCTGGGGCGAAGTCCGATGCTGCGAGGCGTCATCGCACGGATCGGATCGGCGACCGTGACGCTGACCCGGGCGGGGATGCCGATGCCGTCGCGCTCGGACGTGATCGCCTCGAGTTCGACGAGCGGGGGCACGGTCTCGACGCCGAGGACGTCCGGCGCCGACTCGGCGAGGGCCGCCAGCCGGGTCGGTGTCATTCCTGCACCTCGTCGACGGTCTGCACGTACGCGCCGGTGTACTCGCTGCCGTCGGCGCGGTCGAACCCCGCGGCCGCTAGACCGGTATGGCTTACCTGGTACGACGACGTGATCGCGACCGCGCGCCGCGTCGGGGGTACTCCCGGTGGGCGCCGGATGGCGTCGGGGTCTTCCAGGAGGAGCCGGCCGACCACAGCGACGAGCTCATGTCGTTTCGGGCGACTCCAGCGGGGTCCCGAGACCGCCGTCCAGCACGATGGGGCCGGCGGCGAGGGGGCGCGAGGAAGGAGGACACCGCGTCGGTCTAGAAGCGGCGCCGTTCCAGCGTCCGCCCAGCGTTGCCTATGAGCTCGCTGTGACGGGCCGATTCTTAGCGGCTCCTCAGAATCGTGTCTCCACGATGAACGCATGACCACTCTCGCTCCGCGGACGCGCACAATCCCGGCATCCTCCGTGTCCGCTCCCACGGCGCCGGCTGTTCCGCTCGCCCACCGCCCCGCACGGCGCGCCCTCTGGCATGCCGCGGCGACCGCGGTCATCTGGCTCACGAGCCTGTTCGTCGTCGCGCTGTGGGTCGCCGGTGGAGGGGTGACGGCGATCCTGGGTTTCAACGCCGAGACCCTGACGACGCTCGGACGGCTTACGGGCCTGGTCGGCGCGAACCTCCTTCTCTACCAAGTCGTGCTGATGGCACGGATCCCGCTGTTCGAGCGGGGCTTCGGGCGTGGCGCGATCACCCGCATGCATCGCTTCGTCGGGTTCTGGTCGTTCTGGCTCATGGGAGCCCACATCGTGCTCCTCGTGCTCGGGTACGCAGCGACCGCCGCCGTGAACCCGTTCGTGCAGCTCTGGGAGTTCATCTGGGACTACCCCGGGATGCTGCTCGCCACGGCCGGTGCGCTCCTGATCCTGCTCGTCGTCGTCACCTCGATCCGCCGCGCGCGGAAGAAGCTGCGCTACGAGTACTGGCACCTGCTGCACCTGTACGCGTACGTAGGCATCTTCCTGGCACTGCCGCACCAGCTGTGGACGGGCGCGGATTTCCTCTCCTCGCCCGCGGCGACCGTCTACTGGTGGACGCTCTGGGCGGTGGCGGCGGCGTCCGTCCTCGTCTTCCGGGTCGGCATCCCGCTGGTCCGCTCCGCGCGCCACGACGTGCGGGTGCACGCGGTCGAACCCGACGGCGACAACGGCGTGACCGTGCACATGGCGGGACGCGATCTGCACCGCCTCGGCGCGCGGGCGGGCCAGTTCTTCGTGTGGCGCTTCATGGACGGAGCCGGCTGGACGCGCGGTCACCCATTCTCCCTGTCCGGCGCGCCGGACGGCAGGTCGCTGCGGATCTCGGCGCGCATTTCCGGGGATGGCACGCAGCGTCTCACCCGGCTGCCCCCCGGAACCCGGGTGCTCATCGAGGGACCGTACGGCCACATGACCGGTGACGCACGGAAGGGGACGAAGCTCCTCATGATCGGCGCCGGCGCAGGAGTCGCGCCGCTCGTGTCACTCCTGGAGGAGCAGGCCTACCGCCCCGGCGACGCGATCCTGCTGACCCGCGACCACACCGAGCGCGACGCGCTCCGCCAGGGCGCGATCGCGCGACTGGTCGCCGAGCGGGGCGTGCGACACGCCGCACTGTCCGGTCCCCGCAACCCCGGCGCATCGTCGTGGCTGGACGCCGGCCACGCGGCGTGGCGGGGGCCGGATCTCATCCGCTACCTCGCCCCCGACATCGCCGCGTGCGACGTGTACGTGTGCGGTCCCGTCCCGTGGATGGACGCCGTGATCGCCGACCTGAGGCAGGCGGGCGTCCGGGCCGACCGCATCCACTCCGAAGCCTTCACCATCTGAACCCGCTCGAGGAGCACACCATGAAGAGAATCGTCTACGCCGTCCTGGCCACTCTGAGCGGCCTGGTCCTGCTGTTCAGCTACCGCACCTCCCTCGACGCGGTGCAGCCGCTCGCCGTGGCGGACACGGCTGCGACCACCGGGACGACCGCGGCCCCGAGCACCGGAACGCCGAGCTCGGACGACGAGTCGAGCGAGTCCGGCGACGACGAGGCGAGCGAGGAGGGCAAGTCTTCCTCCATCGGATCCTCCTCGAGTTCGTCGGGTTCGCCCTCCGGGTCGACGACTCCGGCGAGCGGTCTGACCGACGGCGCGTACACCGGCGGCGCGGCGAACACGCGCTACGGCGCCGTGCAGGTGCAGATCACCGTGTCCGGAGGCGTTATCACCGACGTGCAGGTCCCGCAGTACCCGAATAGCAACCACGAAGACCAGCGGATCAACTCCCGCGCACTGCCGACCCTGATCGCCGAGTCGACGCAAGCGCAGAGCGCGCATATCGACATGGTGTCGGGCGCGACCTACACCAGCCAGGGCTACATCGCGTCGCTGCAGAGCGCGATCGACCAGGCGAGCGCCTGATGATCGCGACCGGGTGCGCGGCCCTCACCCGTTCGGTACGCGTGGAAGAGATCATGGGGATGCCGATCAGCATCCACGTGCTGACCGCGGCGGTCCGCGACGGGGACACCGAACGGGCCGTCGAAGCGTGCTTCGCCGAGCTTCGCGACATCGACCGGGTGTTCTCGACGTATCGCACCGACTCCGACATCAGCCGCATGGCCCGCGGCGAGCTCGCTCTGCGGGACGCCGAACCCCGCGTCGCCGACGTGGAGGCGGCGTGCCGGGCGGCGGCGATCGAGACCGGCGGTCTGTTCTCCGCCACGTGGAACGGCACCTTCGATCCCACCGGGTTCGTGAAGGGGTGGGCCGTTGAGAACGCCGCCCGCCGCCACCTCGAGCCGATCCTCGGCGCCGTCGACGCGGTCGGCATCAACGCCGGCGGCGACATGCAGCTGTTCACCGCCGAGCGCTCGGAGTGGGTCTGGAACGTGGGGATCGCCGACCCCCGGCACCCGGGACAGGTCATCGCGACGCTCCCTGTTCGTACCGGGGCCGTGGCGACCTCCGGGTCGGCCGAGCGCGGCGCGCACATCGTCGATCCGCGGACCGGCTCTCCCGCTCACGGTGTCCGCAGCGCGACGGTGGTCGACACGAGCCTCGCGCGCGCCGACCTCTGGGCGACGACCGCCGTGATCGCCGGTTTCGAGGACCGCACGTGGATCCCCCGCTCGGGCACGCGGACCGGCATCCTGATCGCCGACGACGGCCGCGTCACGCGCTGGCTCGACGGCACCTCGGTCGATGTGGTCCCACAGGGTACGCTCCTGGGCTGACCCGGTTAGGACGCGAGAGGCAGCCGCAGGAGGAACGTCGTTCCGGCATCCGAGGTGCTCTCCACCTCGACACCGCCGCCCGCCCGCACCGCGACATCGCGGACGAGCGAGAGCCCGAGGCCGAAGCTGCGCCGGCGTCCGCTCTCGGCCGACCGCGAGAACCGCTCGAACACATCCGCCGGGGCGATCCCGCGGATGCCACCACCCCGGTCGACGACCCGGATCGCCGCCGTGCCGCCCTCGCGCGCGACACGGACCGTCACCTCCGCTCCGCTCGGCGAGTGCTCAATCGCGTTGTCCAACAGCGCCACGAGGATCCGCGCGAACGTGACGGACGGCAGGGCGACCGTGACCGGACCCTCCGTCTCCGACCGCAGCGACACGCCCGCCTCAAGGGCCAGGGGCCGCACGGAGTGCACCGCGCTCGCGACGGCGTCGTCGACGGATGCCGAGGCCCCGGCGCTCGCGCCGCCCTCGGCTGCCAGCAGCAGGTCGCTCAGCACGTCGTTCATCATCGCGGCATCCGTCCGCAGCTCCCGCAGCGTGTCGTCGATGGGCTCCCCGCGGTCGTGCCGTCGCTGCAGAAGCTGGATCCGGCTCGTGAGGGCCGTCAGCGGGGTGCGAAGCTCGTGAGACGCGTCCGCGACGAAGTTGCGCTGCATCCTGAGCGCCTCCCCGAGTGGCCGCACCGACCGTCGCGCGGCAAACCAGGCGACGGCCGCAAGCAGCACGACGCCGATGACACCCAGCACGATCACGGGGGGGAGGACCCGGTCCACATCGATCACGAAGTCGTCGTCACCGCCGGGCCGCGGGAATCCCCCGTCGTGCTCGCCGCCCTCCGGACGCCGGTTGAGGACGATGACCGCGAGGAGCAGTCCGACGCCGGCGGCGATGATCAGCGCGGAGGCAACCGCGACCGTGAGCCCGATCGACACCGCGGCGCGCCGCACCCGCGTGCGGTCGTCCTGCGCGGTCACGACGGATTCCCTGCTCGGTAGCCGCGGGCGCGGACAGTCTCGATCATGTCGCGGGTCGACTTCCGCCGCACGTAGTGCACGTACGTGTCCACCGAGCTCGTCGTCTCGCCTTCGTGAAAGACCGAGCGCAGGATCTCCTCCCGCGAGAACACGTGCTCGGGGCTCGCGCTCAGGAGCTCCAGGAGCGCTGTTTCGGTGGCCGTCAGGGCGATGCGGTAGCCGCTCGGGTCGTACAGCGCTTGCGACGCGGGCGTGAACGTCCACTCGCCCAGACGGCGTCGCCCGGCATCCGCATCGAAGCCCCGCCGCAGGGAACGCAGTCGCGCGAGCAGCTCCTCGTAGTCGAAGGGCTTCACGAGGTAGTCGTTCGCTCCCTCGTCCAGGCCGCTCACGCGGTCCTGCACCGAGCCGAGCGCGGTCAGCATCAGGATCGGCGTCGTGATGCGTGCCGTACGCACGGCGCGGATGAACTCGACCCCGTCCATGCCCGGCAGGCGCCGATCGACGACCATGACGTCGTAGCGTCCGTTGAGCGCGAGCCGCAGCCCCGCCTCGCCGGTGGTCGCGTGATCGACGCGGTACGCGTCCGAGAGCACCTCGACGGTCATCGCGGCGATGCGCGCGTCGTCTTCGACGTACAGCAGCGCCCCACGGCCGGCCTCCGCATCCGAGTTCATCGCACCTCCCGTCGGGCTGGCTCCGAGACTACGGCCCGAGCTGATGCACCGCCTGTGACGACCTCGGTTTCGGCGGATTCCGACCTGCGGAGCCGGATCCCTCTATGCGTAACACCCAGAAGCCATCCGTAATCGGGCGCCGGCCGAATCGGGAACCCATGCGGGCTGCCGATTCGGTTCCTGCGTGGCCCGAAGGTCGCTAGAAGACGTGCGCTTCGAACGAAGCGAAGAGTTGCTCGCGGCGATGCTGCAGCTCGCGATAGACCGTGGCACGCGAGACGCTGAAAAGTTCGGCGATTTCGGTCTGGGTGTATTCGCCGCGGTCGTGCACTTCAAACAAGAGGTTCCGCTGACTCTTCGACAGTTTCGGCTGCTTCCCCTTCAGCCTGCCCTTGGCGCGGGCGACGGCCATCCCCTCCCGTGTCCGCATGCTAATCAGGTCGCGCTCGAACTCCGCGACCATGGCGAGCACGTTGAACAACAGCCGCCCGACGGGATCAGTCGGGTCATACCGGCTCCCGCCGAGGCTGAGCGCGACTCCCTTCGTCGTCAATTCATCCGCGATCTCTCGAGCATCCCGTAGTGACCGAGCAAGCCGGTCAAGCTTCGTCACCACGAGGGTGTCGCCGGTTCGCACGGCGGCAAGTGCCTCACGCAGCCCTGGTCGGGCGCGATTCGCACCGGTCATCCCGTGGTCGACGAAGATGTGCTCGTCGTGCACGCCCAGACGCAGCAGTCCGTCGCGTTGTGCGGTGAGGTCCTGATCTGTGGTCGAGACCCTGGCGTATCCAATCTGTATTCCATCCATCCACCCAGCGTCACCCCCGGCACCCGCCATGCCATTCGGATCCCTCTGCGAGCACCCGCGCGATCGGGTCCCCGCGTCGCGCATCCTGGCCGAGCGATCCGAGGAGGCAGGCGTTCGCCAGTCGTCGGGGTGATCTCCGCCCGTGGGGCTGCGCGCGATCAGGGCGCCTATCGGGCATGTCGATTCATCGCGGACTTATCGGAGGAAACGCCGTACGCGAAGGGCGCATCACCGAGGTGATGCGCCCTTCGCGTGCTGGACCGCTAGGCGGGAGCGGCGGTGACAGTGACCACTAGTCGATCAATACCGTGTCAGCGATCTTCGTCGCGACCACTTCCAACGACGGGTAGTCGGCGGTGGTCAACCCTGAGTGCGAGGCGAGCATCGGGCTAACGTCCAGCAGATCCTTGAACGTCACGCCGTGCGCGATCGGAATAACACGACCGGTCGAGAGCAACACCGACAACTCCCTATCCGCGATCCCCTCAGCGTTCAGGCTGCGAAGGAGAGCCGGTGTCACAAGGACGATGCCAGCGCGGGAGTTCTTCAGACCCTTATCGATCTGTCGCATGAGCGGCGTACCGAGCGGTACGTCCTTCTCGCTGAACCACACCTTGACGTCAAGACCGGTCAGAAGGTTGTAGAACTCGAGGGCGTCACCCTGGCGGTCGTCCCAGGCATGGCAGAGGAACAGGTCACGGCGGTCGATGTCAGTCTTTGCGAGTCGCACGACCTCCTCGCGAACCGGATTCAACGTCCGGTACTCAGCGGTGGAATACGTGACTGAGGACCGACGCGACCGGCTGGACGAACTACGCCCACCGCCTCCGCCGGACGACTTGCTGGCATAGCTCGGGTGACGCTTCGCGGGCGGAATCGTCGCGACAGTCGGTGCCGTGAAAGTGCGGGTGGGTCGCGGATACTCGTAGTCGTACCGGTAGCGAGATGAACGTCCGCCGTGAACGGGGCAGTCGTCGCCGCCACCACGAATATGGCCTCGGATCGGTGCAGTGCATCGGGACATGGTGTGGCTCCTCCTCAGGAACCTTGCGCCGTAGACCAAGAGCCTCGCGGCGAGCCCTCGGTGGGCTCACCTCCGCGCGGCGGTACTAAGGTTGGAAGCGCCATCCCCTCCTACAGTTTTGGTGCAGTCAACCCCGACCCGGCTCCCCCGGTGATCGGGGTTGTCGTGCTTCGGCTGGGCCGTCGTTGGCTTGCTTCAAATACTACATATGGGTACCGACATTCGATAGAACCACAAGGGGTAGTAGTTACATCGGTGTGATTATCCACCGTTCTCCCCACGTGCAACACAGGTTGTCCACAGGAGATTGCACAGGAACTGCCGACACTACATCGTCGTGAATCCGCCGAAGTAGCGGACCTGCCTTCGACAGCCCACAGCCGCGGGTGTTAGTGGGCATGTCTGACACTCGTTTCCCCTGTGGATAGCCGCGTCGGCGTGTCGCATGAGAGTACTTCCTGTGTTGGCTTGCCATGACCGGCACGTCGGCCAGTTCGAGAATCCTGCAGCCGAGCGGAGTGACACCCTAGGCTCACGTCGTGCCAATCAGTGAGGAATACGTGCGTGAGGAACGCATCAAGCGACTGCGAAAGTTCGTCAGGACGGGCGAGAGTCACTTGCTCACTCTCCACGACGCCGTGAAACGCTACTTGCGGATGGTTCCGCAAGGGGCGGAGCCCTTCAAGGTCAAGGGCATCGACGGGGATGTCGTGTTGCACCCACCCATCGTTTGGGATCGCGATCACCTGATCGCGCTCGGAATGTTCACCGACAACAAGCTGCACAACACATATGCGACGATCAGCAAGTGGTTGTTCAGTGATGCCGCGAATCTCTCGTTGCGTGACCTCAACGACGACCTCCTTGCGGAGTTCGAAGCGCTGAGCAATCCGATCGACCTAACCGTTGGTCAGGGAAAAAAGACGGCTGAGGAGCAACTAGATCAGTTGGCTCTCGACATCGAGGCGCGCGTCGCCATCTTCGCGGCGCAGTTGAAGAGCGATGGCGAGCACGAAGACATCACCCC is from Microbacterium sp. LWH3-1.2 and encodes:
- a CDS encoding ferredoxin reductase family protein, which produces MTTLAPRTRTIPASSVSAPTAPAVPLAHRPARRALWHAAATAVIWLTSLFVVALWVAGGGVTAILGFNAETLTTLGRLTGLVGANLLLYQVVLMARIPLFERGFGRGAITRMHRFVGFWSFWLMGAHIVLLVLGYAATAAVNPFVQLWEFIWDYPGMLLATAGALLILLVVVTSIRRARKKLRYEYWHLLHLYAYVGIFLALPHQLWTGADFLSSPAATVYWWTLWAVAAASVLVFRVGIPLVRSARHDVRVHAVEPDGDNGVTVHMAGRDLHRLGARAGQFFVWRFMDGAGWTRGHPFSLSGAPDGRSLRISARISGDGTQRLTRLPPGTRVLIEGPYGHMTGDARKGTKLLMIGAGAGVAPLVSLLEEQAYRPGDAILLTRDHTERDALRQGAIARLVAERGVRHAALSGPRNPGASSWLDAGHAAWRGPDLIRYLAPDIAACDVYVCGPVPWMDAVIADLRQAGVRADRIHSEAFTI
- a CDS encoding FMN-binding protein, whose product is MKRIVYAVLATLSGLVLLFSYRTSLDAVQPLAVADTAATTGTTAAPSTGTPSSDDESSESGDDEASEEGKSSSIGSSSSSSGSPSGSTTPASGLTDGAYTGGAANTRYGAVQVQITVSGGVITDVQVPQYPNSNHEDQRINSRALPTLIAESTQAQSAHIDMVSGATYTSQGYIASLQSAIDQASA
- a CDS encoding FAD:protein FMN transferase, translated to MIATGCAALTRSVRVEEIMGMPISIHVLTAAVRDGDTERAVEACFAELRDIDRVFSTYRTDSDISRMARGELALRDAEPRVADVEAACRAAAIETGGLFSATWNGTFDPTGFVKGWAVENAARRHLEPILGAVDAVGINAGGDMQLFTAERSEWVWNVGIADPRHPGQVIATLPVRTGAVATSGSAERGAHIVDPRTGSPAHGVRSATVVDTSLARADLWATTAVIAGFEDRTWIPRSGTRTGILIADDGRVTRWLDGTSVDVVPQGTLLG
- a CDS encoding sensor histidine kinase; this encodes MTAQDDRTRVRRAAVSIGLTVAVASALIIAAGVGLLLAVIVLNRRPEGGEHDGGFPRPGGDDDFVIDVDRVLPPVIVLGVIGVVLLAAVAWFAARRSVRPLGEALRMQRNFVADASHELRTPLTALTSRIQLLQRRHDRGEPIDDTLRELRTDAAMMNDVLSDLLLAAEGGASAGASASVDDAVASAVHSVRPLALEAGVSLRSETEGPVTVALPSVTFARILVALLDNAIEHSPSGAEVTVRVAREGGTAAIRVVDRGGGIRGIAPADVFERFSRSAESGRRRSFGLGLSLVRDVAVRAGGGVEVESTSDAGTTFLLRLPLAS
- a CDS encoding response regulator transcription factor; this translates as MNSDAEAGRGALLYVEDDARIAAMTVEVLSDAYRVDHATTGEAGLRLALNGRYDVMVVDRRLPGMDGVEFIRAVRTARITTPILMLTALGSVQDRVSGLDEGANDYLVKPFDYEELLARLRSLRRGFDADAGRRRLGEWTFTPASQALYDPSGYRIALTATETALLELLSASPEHVFSREEILRSVFHEGETTSSVDTYVHYVRRKSTRDMIETVRARGYRAGNPS
- a CDS encoding recombinase family protein, which encodes MDGIQIGYARVSTTDQDLTAQRDGLLRLGVHDEHIFVDHGMTGANRARPGLREALAAVRTGDTLVVTKLDRLARSLRDAREIADELTTKGVALSLGGSRYDPTDPVGRLLFNVLAMVAEFERDLISMRTREGMAVARAKGRLKGKQPKLSKSQRNLLFEVHDRGEYTQTEIAELFSVSRATVYRELQHRREQLFASFEAHVF
- a CDS encoding toll/interleukin-1 receptor domain-containing protein, whose product is MRLAKTDIDRRDLFLCHAWDDRQGDALEFYNLLTGLDVKVWFSEKDVPLGTPLMRQIDKGLKNSRAGIVLVTPALLRSLNAEGIADRELSVLLSTGRVIPIAHGVTFKDLLDVSPMLASHSGLTTADYPSLEVVATKIADTVLID
- a CDS encoding abortive infection family protein, whose protein sequence is MPISEEYVREERIKRLRKFVRTGESHLLTLHDAVKRYLRMVPQGAEPFKVKGIDGDVVLHPPIVWDRDHLIALGMFTDNKLHNTYATISKWLFSDAANLSLRDLNDDLLAEFEALSNPIDLTVGQGKKTAEEQLDQLALDIEARVAIFAAQLKSDGEHEDITPALRDAPGGWPHLRGIIADPVLDGYLAQMRRRRTKSEISAAIGAAKEVTEATIKHVASATGLTPANPNSTSLGQWWKLIEPTLESAKIEKALGSKDLGLIKLLASQVNTVSSLGELRNKVGTGHGKSVHPAGLTTAHALFAIDTAHTVTRYLTN